From the Juglans microcarpa x Juglans regia isolate MS1-56 chromosome 3D, Jm3101_v1.0, whole genome shotgun sequence genome, the window cattatatttttatcattttttcattactaCTCATAAATCTTCTCAAATcatatcactatccaaacgtattagagtaaagatgaaaatgaagaagaagaaaaaaaaagagagagagagagaggggggtgcTTTTCATTTATGGAGGCCCCAATTAAAGGGGCCCATGTGCTGTACAGATGATTCATGTATCACCGACTTATATAGCAACTACGTTGACGGAGGTTTTCATATGGTGATGAATGACAaatcaaaagttcaaaacaGTCCAAATCCAGTCTCGCTGGCTACTCGCCAGATCAATCAACCGATTAATTGaaacttcccttttttttctatttttaattttactaaataGTTGACAAATCTATATTTGTAGTAAGTATGGTTATTCACTTTTTTACCTTATCCTCTTGAATAAGTACGCATATATTCCTTAAATTCTCGCCTCTTATACAATATGATTTCCAAACTTTTTTACTTCCTCCAATTTAGAGCGTTGATTACAATTTACATCATACACTAAGATCTAAAAAAACATAGATGAATTTACACCCATAATCTAAGAGGATGTTTGCTTTTAGCCCCATCTGGGTTTTGACCCAATTCTAGCACACGAAATCATGAAGAgtgtctcatctcatcatcgttacaatttttaaaatataataaaccaatcaaaacaaaaagatcaTAACTTGTGAAGGTTTGGTATATTTGCCAACCAATCATCATCGCCTAAACAAATGATTGTTGCTAGACTGAATGCAAATCGAGAGATCGAGAtcgagagcgagagagagagccatCTTCCTTTATTATATAAGCACTACAAAAGATGGGAGAATTTACAGCGGTTAAAAAAGAAGCCCAGCTAAACGGGTTCTTCAAAAAAACAGGaacgaaaaataaataaaaataaagttctaCGTTCAAAACTGCCAGTGCCACCAACcctcaaaaataataaaagcaaggttaaaactgtaaatttcaaaagaaaaaaaccaccGACGGGTGGGATGACGACCATATCATGATCCTTCGTTGTGCATAATCACCGCACGGAGAACCACGCGAGGAGGTCTCCACCGACGCGACGGTCGGTGAGTGACACGCGCTCGTCACACACCTGCGGCGACCGACAAATAGGGCATGTGAACTTGAGGTGGTTGAGCCAGCCATCGAAGCACTCCTTGTGGAAAACGTGGAGGCACGCTAGCCGTCGCACCTGGTCCCCATCCCTCAACGCGGAGAGGCACACGACGCAATCGGGCCGACCGACGAGGTCCGACTCCTCGCTGTCGAGGTACTCGTAGGAAAACACCCGGTTGAGGTTGAGCTGATCGGCCAAGACGATTAGGCCGGCAAGGCCCGACCCAACGGCGGCCACGAAACCATCGTCTACGGCGCTGTCTGGGTTGAATCGGGAGAGACCGAGAGAGTGGAATAGGCCGGAGACGACAGAACGGAGGTAGCTGACGCACTTGGCGAAGAGCGCCAGAAGTAGAAGTGGGATCGAATCCGATGACACGTCGTTCAGCTGGCTCTGCAATCCCATCTCACtaatttttcacttatttatagttttttttttttttttttttttttttttttgcttttggaGGATAAAAGAGAAAGAGCAGAGATACAAGGACGAGTAGAGACTATAGATAGATAGAAGGACGATGGGAAGGAGAGGAAAGGTTGTTTGGGGTTatatataagagagagagagagagagagagagatgtaaaatgaaatgaatgcaaGGCAGCAAGAGGTGGGGCTGGAGGGGTTGGGAGGTGTGGGCCCCGGGGTTTACGTGGGGCTAGGGAAAAGGGTACAGACACTGTGtgaatgatgaatatatatcttcaaacatcatatattatttttatttttatttaattttattgatttcttttttaattctatttattattcttaattctatttattattcatacattgtatatttaataaaaataaaaataaaaaattatatataatatacagtaTAAAGACGATGAATGTAATTTTTCccgataataaataatacagaGCCAAACAGTGCCATAGTTCGGGTTCGATTGAGGCCTCAGGCCATGTGTGCTGGGGTCCGGCTGTCCTTTCCTCTTTTCGTTTCTACTGCTCCtttctttttagaaaagaaTCTAcgcatatttattattttaatgataatatataaaaattaatataataattttatataaataatataataatttcttataattaaacaAGTAACGTGGGAATATGAACATGGGAAATGTGACCACACGATTCTGTATGTAGACTTGGATCGAGCATTTTGCTAAATTACATGTCATTTTGTTAACATTAGGAGGATCGATCGATGGACATTTTGTAATCTTCTGGGGATGAAGCTGAAAAGGACAATTAACCATTTCTCCTTATACTAAGGGAGAGGGACCATTGCTATGTGGTTTAAAGTTCTTGGATgcttatgaaaacaaaaatcaaaagaaatacaAGAGATGACAATGATTTACGATAGTACATGTTAATTATGTAAAGTTTGTTAGTTTTGTAAAAAGAGAGATTTTCTATGAGTTTTCACCCTTTGTTCAAGTCATGAATAACTActatttttttggttaaaaaaccGGTCACAactagaataaataaaattatggtGATGCTGATTGAGTTACAGCATTGAGAAATATCTCCTGCCTCCTTAGTTTTGGATAAAAGAACACACgaagtaaacataataaatccGTTGAAATATTAGGATTTGAGATCGTAGTATGCAGCACGCGAAGACCTTTTACATTCTTCTAAAAAAACTCCTTGTGCCGAAGGTTAAATTGTAAGCAAAGTAAGGTTGATGAAATTTGgtgagtaaaaaaatataaagggTAATAAGATGGGTAGTGATTTCTGTGTGGAAATATCAACTCCATAATTGTAAGacaatgaaatatatataataaatttaagggATCGGGCTATCACAATTTTTGTTGAGGTTTGAGAAGTACAAAATGGCTCATGGGCCAATAATAAAGAGGCATAATAAA encodes:
- the LOC121256193 gene encoding E3 ubiquitin-protein ligase RHA2A; this translates as MGLQSQLNDVSSDSIPLLLLALFAKCVSYLRSVVSGLFHSLGLSRFNPDSAVDDGFVAAVGSGLAGLIVLADQLNLNRVFSYEYLDSEESDLVGRPDCVVCLSALRDGDQVRRLACLHVFHKECFDGWLNHLKFTCPICRSPQVCDERVSLTDRRVGGDLLAWFSVR